A stretch of Enterobacter cloacae complex sp. ECNIH7 DNA encodes these proteins:
- the cdd gene encoding cytidine deaminase, with product MHPRFQAAFAQLAENLQSALAPVLADAHFPALLTAEQVTMLKQATGLDEDALAFALLPLAAACARADLSHFNVGAIARGVSGTWYFGGNMEFLGATMQQTVHAEQSAISHAWLRGEKALSAITVNYTPCGHCRQFMNELNSGLQLRINLPGRAPHKLGDYLPDAFGPKDLEIKTLLMDDQDHGYALSGDDLSQAAIRAANKSHTPYSKSPSGVALQCRDGRIFSGSYAENAAFNPTLPPLQGALNLLSLNGYDYPDIQRAILAEIADAPLIQWDATAATLKALGCTTIDRVLLA from the coding sequence ATGCACCCACGTTTTCAAGCTGCTTTCGCCCAGCTTGCAGAGAATTTGCAGTCAGCCCTGGCTCCCGTTCTGGCAGATGCACACTTCCCCGCCCTGCTGACCGCGGAGCAGGTCACGATGCTGAAACAAGCAACGGGACTGGACGAAGACGCGCTGGCTTTCGCACTGCTTCCCCTGGCTGCCGCCTGCGCGCGGGCCGATCTCTCCCACTTTAACGTCGGGGCCATTGCGCGCGGCGTCAGCGGAACCTGGTACTTCGGTGGCAATATGGAGTTCCTGGGCGCGACCATGCAGCAAACGGTTCACGCCGAGCAGAGCGCCATCAGCCACGCCTGGCTGCGCGGTGAAAAAGCCCTGAGCGCCATTACCGTTAACTACACCCCCTGCGGCCACTGCCGTCAGTTTATGAACGAGCTGAACAGCGGGCTGCAGCTGCGCATCAATCTGCCAGGCCGCGCGCCGCATAAGCTGGGGGACTATCTGCCTGACGCGTTTGGCCCGAAAGATCTGGAGATCAAAACGCTGCTGATGGACGATCAGGACCACGGTTACGCCCTGTCCGGCGATGACCTGAGCCAGGCGGCCATTCGCGCGGCGAACAAAAGCCACACGCCGTACAGCAAGTCCCCGAGCGGCGTGGCGCTGCAGTGCCGCGATGGCCGGATCTTTAGCGGCAGCTACGCGGAAAACGCCGCGTTTAACCCAACCCTGCCACCGCTGCAGGGCGCGCTTAACCTGCTGAGCCTGAACGGCTATGACTATCCGGACATTCAGCGCGCTATTCTGGCAGAAATTGCCGATGCGCCGCTGATTCAGTGGGATGCGACCGCCGCGACGCTTAAAGCGCTGGGCTGCACGACGATTGACCGCGTACTGCTTGCGTAA